One genomic window of Erinaceus europaeus chromosome 7, mEriEur2.1, whole genome shotgun sequence includes the following:
- the LOC103111094 gene encoding LOW QUALITY PROTEIN: intestinal-type alkaline phosphatase 1-like (The sequence of the model RefSeq protein was modified relative to this genomic sequence to represent the inferred CDS: inserted 1 base in 1 codon; substituted 1 base at 1 genomic stop codon) has translation MTVLLTYGLDTGKESPAFXSKTVSQALDTAQKLQPIHMDRQVPDSVDTATTYLCGVKGRYKTISLSAAAVFDQYNLTWGNEVNSVMFRAKQAAVWKSIGVMTTTCVQKAPPASAYTHTVNRDWFTGADMPQEALDIASQLVTNMDIDVRVPWGGPLQVHVPRGIPDLEYPDDPKAGVRNDRCDLVKEWLDKQQGSQYVWNHQGLLEAMEDPSVMHLMGLFESWEMKYEMYRDQAQDPSLQKMVEAALHLLGRNPXGFYLVVKGGRINQAHHNGKAHLSLTEAVTFDSAIEQTGQLTNKDTLTLVTTNHFHVFTMGIHLWWCLSPEKEFHRVQRAASQGPVAQPCTFRRGPPLGVTSS, from the exons AGGAGAGCCCAGCCTTCTGAAGCAAAACGGTCTCCCAGGCCCTGGACACCGCCCAGAAGCTGCAGCCcatccacatggacagacaggTGCCTGACAGCGTGGACACGGCCACCACATACTTGTGTGGGGTTAAGGGCAGGTACAAGACCATCAGCCTGAGCGCAGCGGCCGTGTTTGACCAGTACAACTTGACGTGGGGCAACGAGGTCAACTCTGTGATGTTCCGGGCCAAGCAGGCAGCTGTGT GGAAGTCCATTGGGGTGATGACCACCACCTGCGTGCAGAAAGCCCCTCCTGCAAGCGCCTACACACACACTGTGAACCGAGACTGGTTCACCGGCGCCGACATGCCCCAGGAGGCCCTGGACATCGCCTCCCAGCTGGTCACCAATATGGACATCGACGTGCGTGTACCCTGGGGTGGGCC GCTGCAAGTGCATGTTCCCCGGGGGATCCCGGACCTCGAGTACCCTGATGACCCTAAGGCAGGGGTCAGGAATGACAGATGTGACCTGGTGAAAGAGTGGCTGGACAAGCAACAG GGAAGCCAGTATGTGTGGAACCACCAGGGGCTGCTGGAGGCCATGGAGGACCCCAGTGTGATGCATCTGATGG GCCTCTTTGAGTCATGGGAAATGAAGTATGAGATGTACAGAGACCAGGCCCAGGACCCATCCCTACAGAAGATGGTGGAGGCCGCCCTGCACCTACTCGGCAGGAACC GGGGCTTCTACCTCGTTGTGAAGG GGGGCCGCATCAACCAAGCCCACCACAATGGCAAAGCCCACCTGTCACTGACTGAAGCTGTCACATTTGACTCAGCCATTGAGCAAACGGGCCAGCTCACCAACAAGGACACGCTGACCCTCGTCACCACCAACCACTTCCACGTCTTCACCATGGGCATCCATCTTTGGTGGT GTCTGTCCCCCGAGAAG GAGTTCCACAGGGTTCAGAGGGCTGCCTCCCAGGGGCCGGTGGCACAGCCTTGCACCTTCAGACGGGGCCCACCGCTGGGTGTCACTTCTTCCTGA
- the ECEL1 gene encoding endothelin-converting enzyme-like 1 isoform X1 — translation METPYSMTAHYDEFQEVKYVSRCGPGGARGSSLPPGFPLGAGRSTPGARTSLPRWNRREVCLLSGLVFAAGLCAILAAMLALKYLGPGAGGGGGDPESCPERKAFARAARLLAANLDASIDPCQDFYSFACGGWLRRHAIPDDRLTYGTIAAIGEQNEERLRRLLARPAGGPGGAAQRKVRAFFRSCLDMREIERLGPRPMLEVIADCGGWDRGGAAERWDLNSLLFKAQGVYSAAALFSLTVGLDDRNSSRYVIRIDQDGLTLPERTLYLAQDEESEKVLAAYRVFMERLLSLLGADAVEQKAREILQLEQQLANITLSEYDDLRRDVSSVYNKVTLGQLQKITPHLRWKWLLDQIFQEDFSEEEEVVLLATDYMQQVSQLIRSTPRRILHNYLVWRVVVVLSEHLSLPFREALHELAREMEGGDKPQELTRICLGQANRHFGMALGALFVHEHFSAASKAKVQQLVEDIKYILGQRLEELDWMDAETKAAARAKLQYMMVMVGYPDILLKPEAVDKEYEFEVHEKTYFKNILNSIRFSIQLSVKKIRREVDKSTWLLPPQALNAYYLPNKNQMVFPAGILQPTLYDPDFPQSLNFGGIGTIIGHELTHGYDDWGGQYDRSGNLLHWWTEASYSRFLRKAECIVHLYDNFTVYNQRVNGKHTLGENIADMGGLKLAYYAYQKWVREHGPEHPLHRLKYTHNQLFFIAFAQNWCIKRRSQSIYLQVLTDKHAPEHYRVLGSVSQFEEFSRAFHCPKDSPMNPTHKCSVW, via the exons ATGGAGACCCCGTATTCCATGACGGCGCACTACGATGAGTTCCAGGAGGTCAAGTACGTGAGCCGCTGTGGCCCGGGGGGCGCCCGGGGGTCCTCCCTGCCCCCCGGATTTCCACTGGGCGCGGGGCGCAGCACCCCTGGGGCTCGGACCAGCCTGCCGCGCTGGAACCGACGCGAGGTGTGCCTGCTGTCGGGGCTGGTATTCGCCGCCGGTCTATGCGCCATCCTGGCGGCTATGCTGGCGCTCAAGTACCTGGGCCCGGGCgcggggggcggcggcggggacCCCGAGAGCTGCCCAGAGCGCAAGGCCTTCGCGCGCGCCGCCCGCCTGCTGGCCGCCAACCTGGACGCCAGCATCGACCCGTGCCAGGACTTCTACTCGTTCGCGTGCGGCGGCTGGCTGCGGCGCCACGCCATCCCCGACGATCGGCTGACCTACGGCACCATCGCGGCCATCGGCGAGCAGAACGAGGAGCGGCTGCGGCGGCTGCTGGCGCGGCCCGCGGGAGGCCCGGGGGGCGCAGCGCAGCGCAAGGTGCGCGCCTTCTTCCGCTCATGCCTGGACATGCGGGAGATCGAGCGGCTCGGGCCGCGGCCCATGCTCGAGGTCATCGCCGACTGCGGCGGCTGGGACCGGGGCGGCGCCGCCGAGCGCTGGGACCTCAACAGCCTGCTGTTCAAGGCGCAGGGCGTGTACAGCGCGGCCGCGCTCTTCTCGCTCACTGTCGGCCTGGACGACAGGAATTCCTCGCGCTACGTCATCCGC ATCGATCAGGACGGGCTTACCCTGCCCGAAAGGACCCTGTACTTGGCTCAGGATGAGGAGAGTGAGAAG gtGCTGGCCGCCTACCGTGTGTTCATGGAGCGGCTTCTCAGCCTGCTGGGCGCCGATGCTGTGGAGCAGAAGGCTCGGGAGATTCTGCAGCTGGAGCAGCAGCTGGCCAAT ATCACCCTCTCTGAGTACGATGACCTCCGTCGAGATGTCAGCTCTGTGTACAACAAGGTGACACTGGGGCAGCTGCAGAAGATCACGCCCCAT CTGCGGTGGAAGTGGCTGCTGGACCAGATCTTCCAGGAGGACTtctcagaggaagaggaggtggtgcTGCTGGCCACAGACTACATGCAGCAGGTGTCCCAGCTCATCCGTTCCACTCCCCGCAG GATCCTTCACAACTACCTGGTGTGGCgagtggtggtggtgctgagtGAGCACCTGTCCCTGCCCTTCCGGGAGGCGCTGCACGAGCTGGCCCGCGAGATGGAGGGTGGTGACAAGCCTCAGGAGCTGACCCGCATCTGCCTGGGTCAGGCCAACCGCCACTTTGGCATGGCACTTGGCGCCCTCTTCGTCCATGAGCACTTCTCTGCTGCCAGCAAAGCCAAG GTGCAGCAACTGGTAGAAGACATCAAATACATCCTGGGTCAGCGGCTGGAGGAGCTGGACTGGATGGACGCTGAGACCAAGGCGGCAGCCAGGGCCAAG CTCCAATacatgatggtgatggtggggtACCCTGACATCCTGTTGAAGCCTGAGGCTGTGGACAAAGAGTATGAG TTCGAGGTCCACGAGAAGACCTACTTCAAGAACATCCTGAACAGCATCCGCTTCAGCATCCAGCTGTCAGTCAAGAAGATTCGGCGCGAGGTGGACAAGTCCAC GTGGCTGCTCCCTCCACAGGCGCTCAATGCCTACTATCTACCCAACAAGAACCAAATGG TCTTTCCCGCGGGCATCTTGCAGCCCACACTGTACGACCCCGACTTTCCGCA GTCTCTGAACTTTGGAGGCATTGGCACCATCATCGGGCATGAGCTGACCCATGGCTACGACGACTGGG GGGGCCAGTACGATCGCTCAGGCAACCTGCTGCACTGGTGGACTGAGGCCTCCTACAGCCGCTTCCTGCGCAAGGCCGAGTGCATTGTCCACCTCTATGACAACTTCACTGTCTACAACCAGCGG GTGAACGGGAAGCACACGCTGGGTGAGAACATCGCAGACATGGGTGGTCTCAAGCTGGCATACTAC GCCTATCAGAAGTGGGTGCGGGAGCACGGCCCGGAGCACCCCCTGCACCGGCTCAAGTACACACACAACCAGCTCTTCTTCATCGCCTTTGCCCAG AACTGGTGCATCAAGCGGCGCTCCCAGTCCATCTACCTGCAGGTGCTGACTGACAAGCACGCGCCCGAGCACTACAG ggtgctgggcagtgtgTCTCAGTTTGAGGAGTTCAGCCGGGCCTTCCACTGCCCCAAGGACTCGCCAATGAACCCTACCCACAAGTGCTCCGTGTGGTGA
- the ECEL1 gene encoding endothelin-converting enzyme-like 1 isoform X2 codes for METPYSMTAHYDEFQEVKYVSRCGPGGARGSSLPPGFPLGAGRSTPGARTSLPRWNRREVCLLSGLVFAAGLCAILAAMLALKYLGPGAGGGGGDPESCPERKAFARAARLLAANLDASIDPCQDFYSFACGGWLRRHAIPDDRLTYGTIAAIGEQNEERLRRLLARPAGGPGGAAQRKAQGVYSAAALFSLTVGLDDRNSSRYVIRIDQDGLTLPERTLYLAQDEESEKVLAAYRVFMERLLSLLGADAVEQKAREILQLEQQLANITLSEYDDLRRDVSSVYNKVTLGQLQKITPHLRWKWLLDQIFQEDFSEEEEVVLLATDYMQQVSQLIRSTPRRILHNYLVWRVVVVLSEHLSLPFREALHELAREMEGGDKPQELTRICLGQANRHFGMALGALFVHEHFSAASKAKVQQLVEDIKYILGQRLEELDWMDAETKAAARAKLQYMMVMVGYPDILLKPEAVDKEYEFEVHEKTYFKNILNSIRFSIQLSVKKIRREVDKSTWLLPPQALNAYYLPNKNQMVFPAGILQPTLYDPDFPQSLNFGGIGTIIGHELTHGYDDWGGQYDRSGNLLHWWTEASYSRFLRKAECIVHLYDNFTVYNQRVNGKHTLGENIADMGGLKLAYYAYQKWVREHGPEHPLHRLKYTHNQLFFIAFAQNWCIKRRSQSIYLQVLTDKHAPEHYRVLGSVSQFEEFSRAFHCPKDSPMNPTHKCSVW; via the exons ATGGAGACCCCGTATTCCATGACGGCGCACTACGATGAGTTCCAGGAGGTCAAGTACGTGAGCCGCTGTGGCCCGGGGGGCGCCCGGGGGTCCTCCCTGCCCCCCGGATTTCCACTGGGCGCGGGGCGCAGCACCCCTGGGGCTCGGACCAGCCTGCCGCGCTGGAACCGACGCGAGGTGTGCCTGCTGTCGGGGCTGGTATTCGCCGCCGGTCTATGCGCCATCCTGGCGGCTATGCTGGCGCTCAAGTACCTGGGCCCGGGCgcggggggcggcggcggggacCCCGAGAGCTGCCCAGAGCGCAAGGCCTTCGCGCGCGCCGCCCGCCTGCTGGCCGCCAACCTGGACGCCAGCATCGACCCGTGCCAGGACTTCTACTCGTTCGCGTGCGGCGGCTGGCTGCGGCGCCACGCCATCCCCGACGATCGGCTGACCTACGGCACCATCGCGGCCATCGGCGAGCAGAACGAGGAGCGGCTGCGGCGGCTGCTGGCGCGGCCCGCGGGAGGCCCGGGGGGCGCAGCGCAGCGCAAG GCGCAGGGCGTGTACAGCGCGGCCGCGCTCTTCTCGCTCACTGTCGGCCTGGACGACAGGAATTCCTCGCGCTACGTCATCCGC ATCGATCAGGACGGGCTTACCCTGCCCGAAAGGACCCTGTACTTGGCTCAGGATGAGGAGAGTGAGAAG gtGCTGGCCGCCTACCGTGTGTTCATGGAGCGGCTTCTCAGCCTGCTGGGCGCCGATGCTGTGGAGCAGAAGGCTCGGGAGATTCTGCAGCTGGAGCAGCAGCTGGCCAAT ATCACCCTCTCTGAGTACGATGACCTCCGTCGAGATGTCAGCTCTGTGTACAACAAGGTGACACTGGGGCAGCTGCAGAAGATCACGCCCCAT CTGCGGTGGAAGTGGCTGCTGGACCAGATCTTCCAGGAGGACTtctcagaggaagaggaggtggtgcTGCTGGCCACAGACTACATGCAGCAGGTGTCCCAGCTCATCCGTTCCACTCCCCGCAG GATCCTTCACAACTACCTGGTGTGGCgagtggtggtggtgctgagtGAGCACCTGTCCCTGCCCTTCCGGGAGGCGCTGCACGAGCTGGCCCGCGAGATGGAGGGTGGTGACAAGCCTCAGGAGCTGACCCGCATCTGCCTGGGTCAGGCCAACCGCCACTTTGGCATGGCACTTGGCGCCCTCTTCGTCCATGAGCACTTCTCTGCTGCCAGCAAAGCCAAG GTGCAGCAACTGGTAGAAGACATCAAATACATCCTGGGTCAGCGGCTGGAGGAGCTGGACTGGATGGACGCTGAGACCAAGGCGGCAGCCAGGGCCAAG CTCCAATacatgatggtgatggtggggtACCCTGACATCCTGTTGAAGCCTGAGGCTGTGGACAAAGAGTATGAG TTCGAGGTCCACGAGAAGACCTACTTCAAGAACATCCTGAACAGCATCCGCTTCAGCATCCAGCTGTCAGTCAAGAAGATTCGGCGCGAGGTGGACAAGTCCAC GTGGCTGCTCCCTCCACAGGCGCTCAATGCCTACTATCTACCCAACAAGAACCAAATGG TCTTTCCCGCGGGCATCTTGCAGCCCACACTGTACGACCCCGACTTTCCGCA GTCTCTGAACTTTGGAGGCATTGGCACCATCATCGGGCATGAGCTGACCCATGGCTACGACGACTGGG GGGGCCAGTACGATCGCTCAGGCAACCTGCTGCACTGGTGGACTGAGGCCTCCTACAGCCGCTTCCTGCGCAAGGCCGAGTGCATTGTCCACCTCTATGACAACTTCACTGTCTACAACCAGCGG GTGAACGGGAAGCACACGCTGGGTGAGAACATCGCAGACATGGGTGGTCTCAAGCTGGCATACTAC GCCTATCAGAAGTGGGTGCGGGAGCACGGCCCGGAGCACCCCCTGCACCGGCTCAAGTACACACACAACCAGCTCTTCTTCATCGCCTTTGCCCAG AACTGGTGCATCAAGCGGCGCTCCCAGTCCATCTACCTGCAGGTGCTGACTGACAAGCACGCGCCCGAGCACTACAG ggtgctgggcagtgtgTCTCAGTTTGAGGAGTTCAGCCGGGCCTTCCACTGCCCCAAGGACTCGCCAATGAACCCTACCCACAAGTGCTCCGTGTGGTGA